From Triticum urartu cultivar G1812 chromosome 2, Tu2.1, whole genome shotgun sequence, a single genomic window includes:
- the LOC125534574 gene encoding uncharacterized protein LOC125534574, with the protein MSMADEQNDAGPPGAPHLLLLAVVVGLLVAWPLFLGGSREAVIDTIAKAIAELLGPVGLLLLPLGLLLLIHLLSCDGGSPDAVYHVGGSPIGVALMLVLILALLYYRSALFGSGGGDDK; encoded by the coding sequence ATGTCAATGGCGGACGAGCAGAACGACGCTGGCCCGCCCGGGGCGCCGCACTTGCTGCTGCTGGCGGTGGTGGTGGGGCTGCTGGTTGCGTGGCCGCTTTTCCTGGGTGGCAGCCGCGAGGCGGTCATCGATACCATCGCCAAAGCCATCGCCGAGCTGCTCGGCCCCGTGGGCCTGCTCCTCCTCCCGCTGgggctcctcctcctcatccACCTCCTCTCCTGCGACGGCGGCTCGCCCGACGCCGTGTACCATGTCGGGGGATCCCCCATCGGCGTGGCGCTCATGCTGGTCCTCATCCTCGCCCTCCTCTACTACCGGTCGGCACTCTTCGGCAGCGGCGGAGGCGACGACAAGTAG